In Ilumatobacter fluminis, the following proteins share a genomic window:
- a CDS encoding DUF5655 domain-containing protein: MATWECPDCGRTFGTAGRSHMCNPGLSVEEYLVDAHPVTAPIHERVLAHVSALDGELIVDPVRAGIMYKHDSMFAMLTSKRKWAALTVQLPRRLTSDRVSLKINDYGGVFSHTFSLHDPDEIDDEMRAWLTEAFFRKHGGPPGDTAANASWDPMVPDDIDLGPLG, from the coding sequence ATGGCGACATGGGAGTGTCCCGACTGCGGCCGGACGTTCGGCACCGCCGGCCGCTCGCACATGTGCAACCCGGGCCTATCGGTCGAGGAGTATCTGGTCGACGCACACCCCGTCACGGCGCCGATCCACGAACGGGTCCTCGCCCACGTCTCGGCCCTCGACGGCGAACTGATCGTCGATCCCGTGCGAGCCGGGATCATGTACAAGCACGATTCGATGTTCGCCATGCTCACGTCGAAACGGAAGTGGGCGGCGTTGACGGTGCAGCTGCCCCGCCGTCTCACGTCCGACCGTGTGTCGCTCAAGATCAACGACTACGGCGGCGTGTTCAGCCACACGTTCAGCCTGCACGACCCCGACGAGATCGACGACGAGATGCGCGCCTGGCTGACCGAGGCGTTCTTCCGCAAGCACGGCGGACCACCCGGCGACACCGCAGCGAACGCCAGCTGGGATCCGATGGTCCCCGACGACATCGACCTCGGCCCGCTCGGTTGA
- a CDS encoding nuclear transport factor 2 family protein, with protein sequence MGDDTTTIDAAELDARCARFFQYSAAHAWDALANLCSPDTVFAQNGHDTDLAGLLAMVDGLTSSGIEYSYSNVRRVVAPEARTVVEQHHVILRRGDGVEATPDACIVMQFDEDGAITRVEEYLDTAALAPLFA encoded by the coding sequence ATGGGGGACGACACCACGACCATCGACGCCGCCGAACTCGACGCACGTTGTGCCCGGTTCTTCCAGTACTCGGCGGCTCACGCCTGGGACGCGCTGGCCAACCTGTGCTCGCCCGACACGGTGTTCGCACAGAACGGCCACGACACCGACCTCGCCGGCCTGCTCGCGATGGTCGACGGGTTGACCAGCTCGGGCATCGAGTACTCGTACTCGAACGTCCGTCGCGTCGTCGCTCCCGAGGCCCGGACCGTCGTCGAGCAGCACCACGTGATCCTGCGCCGCGGCGACGGCGTGGAGGCCACACCCGACGCCTGCATCGTGATGCAGTTCGACGAGGACGGCGCCATCACCCGGGTCGAGGAGTATCTCGACACCGCCGCGCTGGCGCCGCTGTTCGCATGA
- the glsA gene encoding glutaminase A, translated as MGDADDQVAEDRRLWFRETVRRLHDDIRGVAEGAPADYIPELANVEPDRFAIAAETIEGDHFSVGDCGHRFTIQSISKLLLYGLALETHGRDHVLERVGVAPTGDSFNAITLDEHGNRAPNPMVNAGAIAVTDLVEGDGLHERVATVRRMYEQYLGHQPEPDRAVWESEQATGHRNRAIAYLMLSRGIIADRVEETLDLYFAQCSVLVTTDDLAAIGATIANHGVNPRTGEQVVRPDVARDMLTVALTCGMYDYAGEWAFTVGIPAKSGVGGGILGIIPDVGGMATFSPRLDSHGNSIRGVRVFEELSDRFALHLFDPDRPWTRTS; from the coding sequence ATGGGTGATGCCGACGATCAGGTGGCCGAGGACCGTCGGCTGTGGTTCCGCGAGACCGTCCGGCGGCTGCACGACGACATCCGTGGCGTCGCTGAGGGTGCGCCGGCCGACTACATCCCCGAGTTGGCGAACGTCGAGCCCGACCGGTTCGCGATCGCCGCCGAGACGATCGAGGGCGATCACTTCAGCGTCGGCGACTGCGGCCACCGGTTCACGATCCAGTCGATCTCGAAGCTGCTGCTCTACGGACTCGCGCTCGAGACACACGGCCGTGACCACGTACTAGAACGGGTCGGCGTCGCCCCGACCGGCGACAGCTTCAACGCCATCACGCTCGACGAGCACGGGAACCGTGCGCCGAACCCGATGGTGAACGCCGGCGCGATCGCCGTCACCGACCTCGTCGAAGGCGACGGCTTGCACGAACGGGTCGCGACGGTGCGCCGCATGTACGAGCAGTACCTCGGTCACCAGCCCGAGCCCGACCGTGCCGTCTGGGAGTCGGAGCAGGCGACCGGCCATCGCAATCGGGCGATCGCCTACCTGATGCTCAGCCGCGGCATCATCGCCGACCGGGTCGAGGAGACGCTCGACCTGTACTTCGCTCAGTGCTCGGTGCTCGTGACCACCGACGACCTGGCGGCGATCGGGGCGACGATCGCCAACCACGGCGTCAACCCGCGCACCGGCGAACAGGTCGTCCGGCCCGACGTGGCCCGCGACATGCTCACCGTGGCGCTCACGTGCGGTATGTACGACTACGCGGGCGAGTGGGCCTTCACCGTCGGGATCCCCGCGAAGAGCGGTGTGGGTGGTGGCATCCTCGGCATCATCCCCGATGTCGGCGGCATGGCCACCTTCTCGCCGCGCCTCGACAGCCACGGCAACAGTATCCGCGGCGTGCGCGTATTCGAAGAACTGTCCGACCGGTTCGCGCTCCACCTGTTCGACCCCGACCGCCCCTGGACCCGAACCAGCTGA
- a CDS encoding TIGR00341 family protein, with the protein MPTPPDQREPDHAGDAPVWTELTDDPVDAPAAPEPSADPSLGILRKRRRRWWHRHLDSEERKRVMAELAIRREDHWVYRFSVMLTLSVVVAVMGLSADSPAVVIGAMLLAPLMQPVLGIAACISMALFKNAMRALMAVVLATAWSVALSYVLAAIFVNGELPDEVQSRTAPDIRDLVVALGAGAAGAYATVRKDVSSSLPGVAVAVALVPPLGVLGITLQAGNATFAWGALLLYVTNLCAIVLAGVLVFVATGFVPPRRLANTFRHSAAVSAMVAVVVVAVALPLYGASTAAVEASEREVEALDIVSVWLGQTDRRAAPQVTFDEERITVTVRSFDSPPDPEPLITALQASFGADRVVSIEWDRVDQATTTTVAPETTVVVSDEELLEAQVTAIVGQWLTDLGPEANGRIDVLTITDNVIRLDASGTIAAPELASLTEALDEQLDQTFEVQLTWLERQNVADAEPPAPDEVIAGQINSVATAWAATVDVTVVSTDWDGEVATIQVAGPEIPDATDLVDDLTELVGNDDAIQVLFVEQLDITETTTTTTTTTTTTTTTTTVPPTTTTSSTSPGPG; encoded by the coding sequence GTGCCGACGCCGCCGGATCAGCGGGAGCCAGATCACGCCGGCGACGCCCCGGTCTGGACCGAACTCACCGACGACCCCGTCGACGCGCCCGCAGCACCGGAGCCGAGCGCCGACCCGAGTCTCGGCATCCTCCGCAAACGCCGCCGGCGCTGGTGGCACCGGCACCTCGACAGCGAGGAACGCAAGCGGGTCATGGCCGAACTCGCGATCCGTCGGGAAGATCACTGGGTCTATCGCTTCTCGGTGATGCTCACGCTGTCGGTCGTCGTCGCCGTGATGGGACTGTCGGCCGACTCGCCGGCGGTCGTCATCGGCGCCATGCTGCTCGCCCCGCTGATGCAGCCGGTGCTCGGGATCGCGGCGTGCATCTCGATGGCCCTGTTCAAGAACGCGATGCGGGCGCTGATGGCCGTCGTGCTCGCGACGGCGTGGTCGGTCGCACTGTCGTATGTCCTCGCAGCGATCTTCGTGAACGGTGAACTGCCCGACGAGGTGCAGAGTCGAACGGCGCCCGACATCCGCGACCTCGTCGTGGCGCTCGGCGCCGGCGCCGCCGGCGCGTACGCGACGGTGCGGAAGGACGTCTCGTCGTCACTGCCCGGCGTGGCGGTCGCGGTCGCCCTCGTGCCGCCGCTCGGGGTGCTCGGGATCACCCTCCAGGCGGGCAACGCCACCTTCGCGTGGGGTGCGCTGCTGCTGTACGTCACCAACCTCTGTGCGATCGTGCTCGCCGGCGTGCTCGTGTTCGTCGCAACCGGGTTCGTGCCACCCCGCCGCCTGGCGAACACCTTCCGGCACTCCGCGGCCGTCTCGGCGATGGTCGCCGTCGTCGTCGTGGCCGTGGCACTACCCCTCTACGGGGCGTCGACCGCCGCCGTCGAGGCATCGGAACGCGAAGTGGAGGCGCTCGACATCGTGTCGGTGTGGCTCGGGCAGACCGACCGGCGGGCCGCCCCCCAGGTCACGTTCGACGAGGAACGCATCACCGTGACGGTGCGCAGCTTCGACTCCCCGCCCGACCCGGAACCGCTCATCACAGCGCTGCAGGCGTCGTTCGGTGCCGACCGGGTCGTGTCGATCGAATGGGACCGGGTCGATCAGGCGACCACGACCACCGTCGCCCCCGAGACCACCGTCGTCGTCAGCGACGAGGAGCTCCTCGAGGCGCAGGTCACCGCGATCGTCGGCCAGTGGCTCACCGATCTCGGGCCCGAAGCGAACGGCCGGATCGACGTGTTGACCATCACCGACAACGTGATCCGTCTCGACGCGAGCGGCACGATCGCAGCGCCGGAGCTCGCGTCGCTCACGGAAGCGCTCGACGAACAGCTCGATCAGACCTTCGAGGTGCAGCTGACCTGGCTCGAACGACAGAACGTCGCCGACGCCGAGCCGCCGGCTCCCGACGAGGTGATCGCCGGTCAGATCAACAGCGTCGCCACCGCCTGGGCAGCGACCGTCGACGTCACCGTCGTCTCCACCGACTGGGACGGTGAGGTCGCCACCATCCAGGTTGCCGGTCCGGAGATCCCGGATGCGACCGATCTGGTCGACGACCTGACCGAACTCGTCGGCAACGACGACGCCATCCAGGTCCTCTTCGTCGAGCAACTCGACATCACCGAGACCACGACGACCACCACGACCACCACGACCACGACGACGACCACCACGACGGTCCCGCCGACCACGACGACGTCATCGACGTCGCCCGGCCCGGGCTGA
- a CDS encoding class II aldolase/adducin family protein: protein MSVYPPFPDTDDGADRSVHEERLHRKRMCAIGYRIFAAMRWGQLGDGHISARDPELTDHFWLLDWGVPFNAATVESLVLVGPDGSVKNHAFEPTGAVNTAGYNIHSPILAARPDAVAAAHTHTQFGTPWAANVEPFRAISQESCAFVFDQAMFDDEEVEVLSYDGGKRIAAALGENKLAILRNHGLLTVGSSVESAVGWFVMAERVAEVHVKAPDGKAISDEAARIAASTLATEDTGWRMFQWLQRTLVPDAAVVDRPD, encoded by the coding sequence GTGAGCGTCTACCCGCCCTTCCCCGACACCGACGACGGCGCGGACCGTTCGGTCCACGAGGAGCGCCTCCATCGCAAGCGCATGTGCGCGATCGGGTATCGCATCTTCGCGGCGATGCGGTGGGGGCAGCTCGGTGACGGCCATATCTCCGCCCGAGATCCGGAGCTGACCGATCACTTCTGGTTGCTCGACTGGGGCGTGCCGTTCAACGCAGCGACGGTCGAGTCGCTCGTACTCGTCGGCCCCGACGGTTCGGTGAAGAACCACGCCTTCGAACCGACGGGGGCGGTCAACACCGCCGGCTACAACATCCACAGTCCGATCCTCGCAGCGCGGCCCGACGCCGTGGCGGCGGCGCACACGCATACCCAGTTCGGCACACCGTGGGCCGCGAACGTCGAGCCCTTCCGGGCCATCAGTCAGGAGTCGTGCGCGTTCGTGTTCGACCAGGCGATGTTCGACGACGAGGAGGTCGAGGTGCTCTCGTACGACGGCGGTAAGCGCATCGCAGCCGCCCTCGGCGAGAACAAGCTTGCGATCCTGCGCAACCACGGCCTGCTCACCGTCGGCTCGTCGGTCGAGTCGGCAGTCGGCTGGTTCGTGATGGCCGAGCGGGTCGCCGAGGTGCACGTCAAGGCGCCCGACGGCAAGGCGATCAGCGACGAAGCCGCCCGCATCGCAGCGTCGACGCTCGCGACCGAGGACACCGGGTGGCGGATGTTCCAGTGGCTCCAGCGCACCCTGGTGCCGGACGCCGCCGTCGTCGACCGACCGGACTGA
- a CDS encoding mercuric reductase: protein MADYDVIWIGTGQATGTVVPRLTGAGKRVALIEGGEVGGSCVNFGCTPTKTMVASARAAHMAQRGPDFGVAIPEYSIDMATVMKRMNAMRDNSGMTEWLRTMDGVDFFAEYAHFVSDHEVQVGDRVISGDTIVVHTGTSALKVPIDGIDDVDWLDNAGLLELDAVPDHLVIVGGSYIGMEFGQIFRRLGSAVTIIEAASQLMPREDGDIAAAAEEILTSGGIDVRTGAEVQSVAQPEQGRIEVTFDGGDGAETIVGSHLLLAVGRVPNTRALNLDAAGVETNERGYIQVDDVLRTNVDHIYALGDVNGEGAFTHTSVNDGETFWDHYAEAGDRRLSDRIPIYAMYIDPPLGRIGMSEREARESGRNVLMATRPMSEIARAKEKDETAGLIKILVDADTEEFLGVAVLGVGGDEIINMFAPFMLAKQSYRLFRKAVMVHPTVGELLPWILDDLQPLD from the coding sequence ATGGCTGACTACGACGTGATCTGGATCGGGACCGGACAGGCGACCGGGACGGTGGTTCCCCGGCTGACGGGTGCCGGCAAGCGCGTCGCCCTGATCGAGGGCGGCGAGGTCGGCGGCTCGTGCGTGAACTTCGGCTGTACGCCGACCAAGACGATGGTCGCCAGCGCGCGGGCCGCACACATGGCGCAGCGCGGGCCCGACTTCGGTGTCGCGATCCCCGAGTACTCGATCGACATGGCGACGGTCATGAAGCGCATGAACGCGATGCGCGACAACTCCGGCATGACCGAGTGGCTCCGGACGATGGACGGCGTCGACTTCTTCGCCGAGTACGCCCACTTCGTCTCCGACCACGAGGTGCAGGTCGGCGACCGAGTCATCTCCGGCGACACGATCGTCGTCCACACCGGCACCAGCGCGCTGAAGGTGCCGATCGACGGCATCGATGACGTCGACTGGCTCGACAACGCCGGCCTGCTCGAACTCGACGCCGTGCCCGACCATTTGGTCATCGTCGGTGGCAGCTACATCGGCATGGAGTTCGGCCAGATCTTCCGCCGGCTCGGGAGCGCTGTCACCATCATCGAGGCGGCCTCACAGCTCATGCCGCGCGAAGACGGCGACATCGCCGCAGCCGCGGAAGAGATCCTGACGTCCGGTGGCATCGACGTGCGCACCGGGGCCGAGGTCCAGTCGGTCGCTCAACCGGAGCAGGGCCGGATCGAGGTCACCTTCGACGGCGGCGACGGCGCCGAGACGATCGTCGGCAGCCACCTCCTCCTCGCCGTCGGTCGGGTGCCGAACACTCGTGCTCTGAACCTCGACGCAGCCGGCGTCGAGACGAACGAGCGCGGCTACATCCAGGTCGACGACGTGCTGCGGACCAACGTCGACCACATCTACGCACTCGGCGACGTCAACGGCGAGGGGGCGTTCACCCACACGTCGGTCAACGACGGCGAGACGTTCTGGGACCACTACGCCGAGGCCGGCGACCGCCGACTCTCCGACCGCATCCCGATCTACGCGATGTACATCGACCCGCCGCTCGGGCGGATCGGCATGAGCGAGCGCGAGGCACGCGAGAGCGGGCGCAACGTGTTGATGGCGACGCGACCGATGTCGGAGATCGCACGGGCCAAGGAGAAGGACGAAACGGCCGGCCTCATCAAGATCCTGGTCGACGCCGACACCGAAGAGTTCCTGGGCGTCGCCGTCCTCGGCGTGGGCGGCGACGAGATCATCAACATGTTCGCCCCGTTCATGCTGGCGAAGCAGTCGTACCGCCTGTTCCGCAAGGCAGTGATGGTGCACCCGACCGTCGGCGAGCTCCTCCCCTGGATCCTCGACGACCTCCAGCCGCTCGACTGA
- a CDS encoding YbhB/YbcL family Raf kinase inhibitor-like protein, giving the protein MTETPNPEPESSSSTGRTVAIVAVLGLVLGVAVVVFALNGDDDETADTTVPAETTVAPSTTAPGTTVPGTTAPPTTGPATTAAPATTAPPDTTAPPTTAPPTTAPSTTAPPANELEFTIADIDDGGTIPTEFTFDGDNNAPILTVESVPDGTVQLALLVDDPDAPTPEPFVHWVVYGIPGDAGEITDGNDAFTYGANDIPTEEWFGPCPPEGDGPHGYEFTLFALDSDLGLEPGLDGRALEEAVEGATIAAFTVAADYERAG; this is encoded by the coding sequence ATGACCGAGACGCCGAATCCGGAACCCGAATCGTCGAGCAGCACGGGCCGAACCGTGGCGATCGTCGCGGTGCTCGGGCTCGTCCTGGGCGTCGCCGTCGTCGTGTTCGCGCTGAACGGTGACGACGACGAGACGGCCGACACGACCGTGCCCGCCGAGACCACCGTCGCCCCGTCCACGACTGCGCCCGGCACCACGGTTCCGGGCACGACCGCACCACCCACCACGGGGCCGGCGACCACCGCCGCGCCGGCCACCACCGCACCGCCCGACACGACCGCACCGCCCACCACAGCACCGCCCACCACAGCACCGTCGACGACGGCGCCCCCGGCGAACGAACTCGAGTTCACGATCGCCGACATCGACGACGGCGGCACGATCCCGACCGAGTTCACGTTCGACGGCGACAACAACGCGCCGATCCTCACCGTCGAGTCGGTACCCGACGGCACGGTGCAACTCGCGCTGCTGGTCGACGACCCCGACGCTCCGACGCCCGAACCGTTCGTGCACTGGGTCGTCTACGGCATCCCGGGCGACGCCGGCGAGATCACCGACGGCAACGACGCCTTCACCTACGGCGCCAACGACATCCCGACCGAGGAATGGTTCGGCCCGTGCCCGCCGGAGGGTGACGGTCCGCACGGCTACGAGTTCACCCTGTTCGCGCTCGACAGCGACCTCGGTCTGGAGCCAGGCCTCGACGGCCGTGCGCTCGAGGAGGCAGTCGAGGGAGCGACGATCGCGGCGTTCACGGTTGCGGCCGACTACGAGCGAGCCGGCTGA